In the Bos taurus isolate L1 Dominette 01449 registration number 42190680 breed Hereford chromosome 21, ARS-UCD2.0, whole genome shotgun sequence genome, one interval contains:
- the CATSPER2 gene encoding cation channel sperm-associated protein 2 isoform X1 encodes MATYHPSGHMQLPRADAIRSRLIDTFSLIEHLQGLSQAVPRHTIREILDSSRQKKLMLGDQHQLVRFSIKPRHVERITHAQRLMSTLRVRCSERPPLSLWAGWVLERPIFRNFIIFLIFLNTVVLMVEIELLESANTQLEPLKLTLEVAAWFILLIFILEILLMWLSSFFLFWKNAWNVFDFVVTVLSLIPEIVVLAGVTSKPVWLQLLRICRVLRSLKLFARFHQVRVIILALVRALKSMTFLLMLLLIFFYIFAVAGVYFFENYTRSTRQDLEYHEFFSDLLNSIVTVFILFTLDHWYALLQDTWKVPEVSRTFSSIYVILWLLLGSIIFRNIIVAMMVTNFQNIRNELNEEMTHLEVQHKADIFKRQIIQRRQNLIPEAQRSSISKLDARDASQQGRPSDLTESSQQESKQSATRKGSKVSKSRTKSLSKRRKSTSSFSSSSSSFSSCSSVSSSRYCDLIGQLDWETHVHQNLPGLMDMDQDERVVWPRDSLFRYFELLEKLQYNLEERKQLQEFAVQALMNFEDK; translated from the exons ATGGCCACTTATCACCCATCAGGACACATGCAACTACCCCGGGCTGATGCCATTCGTTCCCGGCTCATTGATACTTTCTCTCTCATCGAGCATCTGCAAGGCTTGAGCCAAGCTGTGCCACGGCACACAATCCGAGAGATACTTG aTTCTTCCCGTCAGAAGAAGCTTATGTTGGGAGATCAACACCAGCTTGTACGATTCTCCATAAAACCTCGTCATGTAGAACGGATTACACATGCCCAGAGGCTAATGAGCACCCTTCGAGTGCGATGCAGCGAGAGGCCACCTCTTTCCTTATGGGCTGGATGGGTCCTTGAGC GTCCTATCTTCAGAAACTTTATCATCTTCCTCATCTTCTTGAATACAGTTGTACTGATGGTTGAAATAG AATTGCTTGAATCTGCAAATACCCAATTGGAGCCACTGAAGCTGACTCTGGAGGTGGCAGCTTGGTTCATCTTGCTTATTTTCATCTTGGAGATCCTTCTTATGTGGCTATccagcttttttctcttttggaagaATGCCTGGAACGTTTTTGACTTTGTGGTCACAGTATTG TCTCTGATTCCTGAGATTGTGGTGCTGGCAGGGGTAACAAGCAAACCTGTATGGCTCCAGTTGCTGAGGATCTGCCGGGTACTAAGGTCTCTCAAACTCTTTGCACGATTCCATCAAGTTCGAGTCATCATTTTGGCCCTGGTCAGGGCCCTCAAG AGCATGACCTTCCTCTTGATGTTGCTGCTCATCTTCTTCTACATTTTTGCTGTGGCTGGTGTCTACTTCTTCGAGAATTACACCCGTTCAACTCGCCAGGACCTGGAGTATCATGAGTTCTTCTC GGACCTACTGAATTCCATAGTAACCGTGTTCATTCTCTTCACCCTGGACCACTGGTATGCACTGCTTCAGGACACCTGGAAGGTGCCTGAGGTCAGCCGCACCTTCAGCAGCATCTATGTCATCCTCTGGTTGTTACTTGGTTCCATTATCTTTCGAAATATCATAGTAGCCATGATGG TTACTAACTTCCAGAATATCAGGAATGAGCTGAACGAGGAGATGACACACCTGGAGGTCCAGCACAAAGCCGACATATTCAAGCGGCAGATTATCCAGAG gaGACAAAACCTAATCCCTGAGGCACAGAGGTCAAGCATTAGCAAACTGGATGCCAG AGATGCCAGTCAACAAGGGAGACCTTCAGACTTAACAGAATCTTCTCAACAAGAGTCTAAGCAGAGTGCCACTAGAAAGGGTTCAAAAGTATCTAAGTCAAGAACAAAGTCCTTGTCCAAAAGGAGAAAGTCTacatcttccttctcttcttcctcctcttcgtTTTCCTCCTGCTCGTCGGTTTCTAGCTCCAGATATTGTGACCTTATCG GTCAGCTGGACTGGGAGACTCACGTGCACCAGAATCTGCCTGGGCTAATGGACATGGATCAGGATGAACGTGTTGTCTGGCCTAGAGATTCACTCTTCCGGTATTTTGAGTTGCTAGAGAAGCTTCAGTATAACCTGGAGGAGCGTAAGCAGTTACAAGAGTTTGCAG TGCAGGCACTGATGAACTTTGAAGACAAGTAG
- the CATSPER2 gene encoding cation channel sperm-associated protein 2 isoform X2 has product MLGDQHQLVRFSIKPRHVERITHAQRLMSTLRVRCSERPPLSLWAGWVLERPIFRNFIIFLIFLNTVVLMVEIELLESANTQLEPLKLTLEVAAWFILLIFILEILLMWLSSFFLFWKNAWNVFDFVVTVLSLIPEIVVLAGVTSKPVWLQLLRICRVLRSLKLFARFHQVRVIILALVRALKSMTFLLMLLLIFFYIFAVAGVYFFENYTRSTRQDLEYHEFFSDLLNSIVTVFILFTLDHWYALLQDTWKVPEVSRTFSSIYVILWLLLGSIIFRNIIVAMMVTNFQNIRNELNEEMTHLEVQHKADIFKRQIIQRRQNLIPEAQRSSISKLDARDASQQGRPSDLTESSQQESKQSATRKGSKVSKSRTKSLSKRRKSTSSFSSSSSSFSSCSSVSSSRYCDLIGQLDWETHVHQNLPGLMDMDQDERVVWPRDSLFRYFELLEKLQYNLEERKQLQEFAVQALMNFEDK; this is encoded by the exons ATGTTGGGAGATCAACACCAGCTTGTACGATTCTCCATAAAACCTCGTCATGTAGAACGGATTACACATGCCCAGAGGCTAATGAGCACCCTTCGAGTGCGATGCAGCGAGAGGCCACCTCTTTCCTTATGGGCTGGATGGGTCCTTGAGC GTCCTATCTTCAGAAACTTTATCATCTTCCTCATCTTCTTGAATACAGTTGTACTGATGGTTGAAATAG AATTGCTTGAATCTGCAAATACCCAATTGGAGCCACTGAAGCTGACTCTGGAGGTGGCAGCTTGGTTCATCTTGCTTATTTTCATCTTGGAGATCCTTCTTATGTGGCTATccagcttttttctcttttggaagaATGCCTGGAACGTTTTTGACTTTGTGGTCACAGTATTG TCTCTGATTCCTGAGATTGTGGTGCTGGCAGGGGTAACAAGCAAACCTGTATGGCTCCAGTTGCTGAGGATCTGCCGGGTACTAAGGTCTCTCAAACTCTTTGCACGATTCCATCAAGTTCGAGTCATCATTTTGGCCCTGGTCAGGGCCCTCAAG AGCATGACCTTCCTCTTGATGTTGCTGCTCATCTTCTTCTACATTTTTGCTGTGGCTGGTGTCTACTTCTTCGAGAATTACACCCGTTCAACTCGCCAGGACCTGGAGTATCATGAGTTCTTCTC GGACCTACTGAATTCCATAGTAACCGTGTTCATTCTCTTCACCCTGGACCACTGGTATGCACTGCTTCAGGACACCTGGAAGGTGCCTGAGGTCAGCCGCACCTTCAGCAGCATCTATGTCATCCTCTGGTTGTTACTTGGTTCCATTATCTTTCGAAATATCATAGTAGCCATGATGG TTACTAACTTCCAGAATATCAGGAATGAGCTGAACGAGGAGATGACACACCTGGAGGTCCAGCACAAAGCCGACATATTCAAGCGGCAGATTATCCAGAG gaGACAAAACCTAATCCCTGAGGCACAGAGGTCAAGCATTAGCAAACTGGATGCCAG AGATGCCAGTCAACAAGGGAGACCTTCAGACTTAACAGAATCTTCTCAACAAGAGTCTAAGCAGAGTGCCACTAGAAAGGGTTCAAAAGTATCTAAGTCAAGAACAAAGTCCTTGTCCAAAAGGAGAAAGTCTacatcttccttctcttcttcctcctcttcgtTTTCCTCCTGCTCGTCGGTTTCTAGCTCCAGATATTGTGACCTTATCG GTCAGCTGGACTGGGAGACTCACGTGCACCAGAATCTGCCTGGGCTAATGGACATGGATCAGGATGAACGTGTTGTCTGGCCTAGAGATTCACTCTTCCGGTATTTTGAGTTGCTAGAGAAGCTTCAGTATAACCTGGAGGAGCGTAAGCAGTTACAAGAGTTTGCAG TGCAGGCACTGATGAACTTTGAAGACAAGTAG